The proteins below are encoded in one region of Acetoanaerobium noterae:
- a CDS encoding elongator complex protein 3 produces MKKKIIPIFIPHQGCPNDCVFCNQKRITGKGGSIDFEEIKSDIEDSLKTIKPDTLIEIAFFGGSFTAINTELQRKCLEIANYYKGIDARIRDIRISTRPDAISKEKLDFLKMYNVTIIELGVQSLDEQVLISSERGHDCLCVYSSSSQIQQYGFTLGLQMMVGLPNDSQEKAIYTAREFVKIKPDYVRIYPVLVIKDTKLEEQMLQGVYSPISVEDSIEIVKKIYLLFVQNKIKVIRIGLQATQEINENESVIAGPFHPAFGELVFSRLYRDYLEAFLIEHKIQESIIVQVNKSLVSQLVGNKKENISYIYNKLNIRVRVKENNKLNIYELIFGNSKLSINDIYSRLFLIYF; encoded by the coding sequence ATGAAAAAGAAAATTATACCGATATTTATTCCACATCAAGGCTGTCCGAATGATTGTGTTTTTTGTAATCAAAAAAGAATAACAGGAAAAGGTGGATCAATAGATTTTGAAGAGATAAAGTCGGATATTGAAGACTCATTAAAAACTATAAAACCAGATACCCTAATTGAAATAGCTTTTTTTGGAGGAAGTTTTACAGCAATAAATACTGAACTTCAAAGAAAATGTTTAGAAATAGCAAATTATTATAAAGGTATCGATGCTAGAATCCGTGATATAAGGATATCCACAAGACCTGATGCTATTTCTAAAGAGAAACTTGATTTTTTAAAAATGTATAATGTTACCATAATTGAGCTTGGTGTACAATCTCTAGATGAACAGGTTCTTATTTCCAGTGAAAGAGGACATGACTGCTTATGTGTTTACAGTTCTTCTTCTCAAATACAACAATATGGTTTTACTTTAGGACTACAGATGATGGTAGGCCTTCCTAATGATTCTCAGGAGAAGGCTATTTATACTGCACGTGAATTTGTTAAAATTAAGCCAGATTATGTTAGGATTTATCCTGTATTGGTGATTAAGGATACTAAACTTGAAGAACAGATGCTCCAAGGTGTATACTCACCAATTAGCGTAGAGGATTCAATTGAAATCGTAAAGAAAATATATCTTCTATTTGTCCAAAATAAAATAAAAGTAATACGTATAGGACTTCAGGCAACTCAGGAAATAAATGAAAATGAGTCGGTGATTGCTGGACCTTTTCATCCTGCTTTTGGAGAGCTTGTTTTTTCAAGATTATACAGGGACTACTTGGAAGCTTTTTTAATTGAGCATAAAATTCAGGAAAGCATTATTGTACAAGTGAATAAATCTCTTGTTTCTCAATTAGTAGGCAATAAAAAAGAAAATATTAGCTATATATATAATAAGCTGAATATAAGGGTCAGGGTAAAGGAAAATAACAAGCTTAACATTTATGAGCTTATTTTTGGAAATTCAAAGTTAAGTATAAATGATATATACAGTAGGCTTTTTCTAATCTATTTTTAA